The following coding sequences are from one Perognathus longimembris pacificus isolate PPM17 chromosome 13, ASM2315922v1, whole genome shotgun sequence window:
- the Tub gene encoding tubby protein homolog has protein sequence MTSKPLSDWIPYSVLDDEGSNLRQQKLDRQRALLEQKQKKKRQEPLMVQANADGRPRSRRARQSEEQAPLVESYLSSSGSTSYQVQEADSLASVQLGATRPPAPASAKRTKAAAASGGQGGASRKEKKGKHKGTSGPATLAEDKSEAQGPVQILTVGQSDHAQDEGETAAGGGPRPSGQDLRAKMQRKGISSSMSFDEEEDEDENSSSSSQLNSNTRPSSATSRKSVREAASAPSPTAPEPLADVEVQDLEEFGLRPAPQGITIKCRITRDKKGMDRGMYPTYFLHLDREDGKKVFLLAGRKRKKSKTSNYLISVDPTDLSRGGDSYIGKLRSNLMGTKFTVYDNGVNPQKASSSTLESGTLRQELAAVCYETNVLGFKGPRKMSVIVPGMNMVHERVSIRPRNEHETLLARWQNKNTETIIELQNKTPVWNDDTQSYVLNFHGRVTQASVKNFQIIHGNDPDYIVMQFGRVAEDVFTMDYNYPLCALQAFAIALSSFDSKLACE, from the exons ATGACTTCCAAGCCGCTTTCCGACTGGATTCCCTACAG tgTCTTAGATGATGAGGGCAGCAACCTGAGGCAGCAGAAGCTCGACCGGCAG CGGGCGCTGCTggagcagaagcagaagaagaagcgcCAGGAGCCCCTGATGGTGCAGGCCAACGCCGATGGGCGGCCCCGGAGTCGGCGGGCCCGGCAGTCCGAGGAGCAAGCCCCCTTGGTGGAGTCCTACctcagcagcagcggcagcaccAGCTATCAAG TTCAAGAGGCCGACTCACTTGCCAGTGTGCAGCTGGGAGCCACCCGCCCACCCGCACCAGCCTCAGCCAAGAGAACCAAGGCAGCCGCCGCCTCAGGAGGCCAGGGTGGGGCCTctaggaaagagaagaagggaaagcaTAAAG GCACCAGCGGGCCAGCAACACTGGCAGAAGACAAGTCTGAGGCCCAAGGTCCAGTGCAGATCCTGACTGTGGGCCAGTCAGACCACGCCCAGGACGAGGGGGAGACCGCAGCCGGCGGGGGCCCACGGCCCAGCGGGCAGGACCTCCGCGCCAAGATGCAGAGGAAGG GCATCTCCAGCAGCATGAGCTTTGatgaagaggaggatgaggatgagaaCAGCTCGAGCTCTTCCCAGCTGAACAGCAACACCCGCCCTAGCTCTGCCACTAGCAGGAAGTCCGTCAGG GAGGCAGCCTCAGCCCCCAGCCCAACAGCCCCGGAGCCGCTGGCAGATGTGGAGGTCCAGGATCTTGAGGAGTTTGGACTGAGGCCGGCGCCCCAGGGAATCACCATCAAATGCCGCATCACTCGAGACAAAAAGGGGATGGACCGGGGCATGTACCCCACCTACTTCCTGCACCTGGATCGAGAGGATGGGAAGAAG GTGTTCCTCCTGGCaggcaggaagagaaagaagagcaaaacTTCCAATTACCTCATCTCTGTGGACCCAACAGACTTGTCTCGAGGAGGGGACAGCTACATCGGGAAACTGAG GTCCAACCTGATGGGCACCAAGTTCACCGTTTATGACAATGGAGTCAACCCTCAGAAGGCATCATCCTCTACTTTGGAAAGTGGAACCCTGCGCCAGGAGCTGGCAGCTGTGTGCTAT gaGACAAATGTCTTAGGCTTCAAGGGGCCTCGGAAGATGAGTGTAATTGTCCCAGGCATGAATATGGTTCACGAAAGAGTCTCTATCCGTCCCCGCAAC GAGCACGAGACGCTGCTAGCACGCTGGCAGAATAAGAACACGGAGACCATCATTGAGCTGCAAAACAAGACGCCCGTCTGGAATGATGACACACAGTCCTATGTGCTCAACTTCCACGGGCGTGTCACCCAGGCCTCTGTGAAGAACTTCCAGATCATCCATGGCAACGACC CGGACTACATCGTCATGCAGTTTGGCCGGGTGGCAGAGGATGTGTTCACCATGGATTACAACTACCCGCTGTGTGCACTGCAGGCCTTTGCCATTGCTCTGTCCAGCTTCGACAGCAAGCTGGCTTGCGAGTAG